One Streptomyces mobaraensis NBRC 13819 = DSM 40847 DNA segment encodes these proteins:
- a CDS encoding phosphoketolase gives MQDATETTGTVGGVSGLTDDELRELDAHWRAANYLAAGQIYLMGNPLLTEPLRPEHVKPRLLGHWGTSPGLNLVYTHLNRVIKKRGTEALCVWGPGHGGPAVLAGSWLEGSYSETYADVGRDAAGMERLFRQFSFPGGVPSHVAPETPGSIHEGGELGYALSHAYGAALDNPHLVVACVIGDGEAETGPSAASWHSNKFLDPVRDGAVLPILHLNGYKIANPAVLARLPEAELDELLRGYGHEPLHVTGDDPLTVHRAMAAAMDTALDRIALLQRTAREEGMAERARWPVIVLRTPKGWTGPAEVDGLPVEGTWRAHQVPLSEVRDNPEHLRQLEAWLRSYRPEELFDEQGRPRPDVLACVPEGSRRLGATPHANGGLLLRELPLPPLERFAVPVEKPGGTLHEPTRVLGDLLEEVMAATSDRRDFRLVGPDETASNRLQAVYGATGKAWQAGTLPTDEHLDRHGRVMEILSEHTCQGWLEGYLLTGRHGLFSCYEAFVHIVDSMVNQHIKWLRVSRRLPWRRPIASLNYLLTSHVWRQDHNGFSHQDPGFVDHVLNKSPEVVRVYLPPDANTLLSVADHALRSRDYVNVIVAGKQPCYDWLTLEQARAHCARGAGVWEWAGTEDGRREPDVVLACAGDVPTQEVLAAASLLRHHLPDLAVRVVNVVDLARLLPAEEHPHGMTDAEYDALFTPDKPVIFAYHGYPWLIHRLTYRRTGHHDLHVRGYKEIGTTTTPFDMLVRNDLDRYRLVMDVIDRVPGLAARAAAVRQAMDDVRTRHHAWIREHGTDLPEVAEWGWSG, from the coding sequence ATGCAGGACGCTACGGAGACGACAGGGACGGTCGGCGGCGTGTCCGGCCTCACCGACGACGAACTGCGGGAGCTGGACGCGCACTGGCGGGCCGCGAACTATCTGGCCGCCGGGCAGATCTATCTGATGGGCAACCCGCTGCTCACCGAGCCCCTGCGGCCGGAGCACGTCAAACCCCGGCTGCTCGGGCACTGGGGCACTTCGCCCGGTCTGAACCTCGTGTACACCCACCTCAACCGGGTGATCAAGAAGCGGGGGACGGAAGCGCTCTGCGTCTGGGGACCCGGGCACGGCGGACCGGCTGTGCTGGCCGGCTCCTGGCTGGAAGGTTCCTACTCCGAGACCTACGCCGACGTCGGCCGCGACGCGGCGGGCATGGAGCGGCTGTTCCGGCAGTTCTCCTTCCCCGGCGGCGTGCCCAGCCACGTCGCGCCGGAGACGCCGGGATCGATCCACGAGGGCGGGGAGCTCGGCTACGCGCTCTCCCACGCCTACGGCGCCGCGCTGGACAACCCGCACCTCGTGGTCGCCTGCGTGATCGGGGACGGCGAGGCGGAGACGGGGCCGTCGGCCGCCTCCTGGCACTCCAACAAGTTCCTCGATCCCGTACGCGACGGTGCCGTGCTGCCGATCCTCCATCTCAACGGGTACAAGATCGCCAACCCGGCGGTCCTGGCCCGCCTGCCCGAGGCGGAGCTCGACGAACTGCTGCGCGGCTACGGTCACGAACCCCTGCACGTGACCGGCGACGACCCCCTCACCGTGCACCGGGCCATGGCCGCCGCCATGGACACCGCCCTCGACCGGATAGCCCTGCTCCAGCGCACCGCGCGGGAGGAGGGCATGGCCGAACGGGCCCGCTGGCCGGTGATCGTGCTGCGGACGCCCAAGGGCTGGACCGGACCGGCGGAGGTGGACGGCCTCCCGGTGGAGGGCACGTGGCGTGCCCATCAAGTACCGCTCTCCGAGGTCCGCGACAATCCCGAGCACCTGCGGCAGTTGGAGGCGTGGCTGCGGTCGTACCGGCCGGAGGAGCTGTTCGACGAGCAGGGGCGTCCCCGCCCGGACGTGCTGGCCTGCGTGCCCGAGGGATCCCGCAGGCTCGGGGCGACCCCGCACGCCAACGGCGGCCTGCTGCTGCGCGAGTTGCCCCTTCCCCCGCTCGAACGCTTCGCGGTGCCGGTCGAGAAACCGGGCGGCACCCTGCACGAGCCCACCCGCGTCCTCGGCGACCTGCTGGAGGAGGTGATGGCGGCCACCTCCGACCGTCGCGACTTCCGTCTCGTGGGCCCTGACGAGACCGCTTCCAACCGGCTGCAGGCGGTCTACGGTGCGACGGGCAAGGCGTGGCAGGCGGGCACTTTGCCCACTGATGAGCATCTGGACCGGCACGGGCGGGTGATGGAGATCCTGTCCGAGCACACCTGCCAGGGGTGGCTGGAGGGGTACCTGCTCACCGGGCGGCACGGGCTGTTCTCCTGCTACGAGGCGTTCGTGCACATCGTCGACTCGATGGTCAACCAGCACATCAAGTGGCTGCGCGTCTCCCGGCGGCTGCCCTGGCGGCGGCCCATCGCCTCCCTGAACTACCTGCTCACCTCGCACGTGTGGCGCCAGGACCACAACGGCTTCTCCCACCAGGACCCCGGGTTCGTCGACCACGTCCTGAACAAGAGCCCCGAAGTCGTGCGGGTGTATCTGCCGCCGGACGCCAACACCCTGCTGTCCGTCGCCGACCACGCCCTGCGCAGCCGCGACTACGTCAACGTCATCGTCGCCGGCAAACAGCCCTGCTACGACTGGCTCACCCTGGAACAGGCCCGCGCCCACTGCGCCCGCGGCGCCGGCGTCTGGGAATGGGCCGGCACGGAGGACGGGCGGCGGGAACCCGACGTCGTCCTCGCCTGCGCCGGGGACGTACCCACCCAGGAGGTCCTCGCGGCGGCGAGCCTCCTCCGCCACCACTTGCCCGACCTCGCCGTCCGCGTCGTCAACGTCGTGGACCTGGCCCGGCTGCTGCCGGCCGAGGAACACCCGCACGGCATGACCGACGCCGAGTACGACGCGCTGTTCACCCCGGACAAACCGGTGATCTTCGCGTACCACGGCTACCCGTGGCTCATCCACCGCCTCACCTACCGGCGGACCGGCCACCACGACCTGCACGTCCGCGGCTACAAGGAGATCGGCACCACGACCACGCCGTTCGACATGCTCGTCCGCAACGACCTCGACCGCTACCGCCTCGTCATGGACGTCATCGACCGCGTCCCCGGCCTCGCCGCCCGCGCCGCCGCCGTGCGGCAGGCGATGGACGACGTCCGGACCCGCCACCACGCCTGGATCCGCGAGCACGGCACGGACCTGCCGGAGGTCGCGGAGTGGGGGTGGTCCGGCTGA
- the argF gene encoding ornithine carbamoyltransferase, whose product MALNLRHRSFLKELDFTTAEFRYLLDLSAQLKTARNSGTEQQRLRGRNIVIIFEKTSTRTRCAFEAAAHQQGAHVTYLEPTGSQMGHKESVKDTARVLGRMYDGIEYRGSSQHAVEELADHSGVPVWNGLTDEWHPTQSLADALTMWENTQKPLHEISFAYLGDARNNVGNSLLVMGAMLGMDVRMVGPASLRNSPDVVKEARRVAGSTGARITVTEDVDGGVAGVDFVYTDVWVSMGEPKEIWDERIALLKPYQVTMDVLKATGNPRVKFMHCLPAFHDSGTTVGAEILARTGMTALEVTDEVFESPHSVVFDQAENRLHTIKAVLVATLGD is encoded by the coding sequence ATGGCCCTCAACCTCCGCCACCGCAGCTTCCTCAAGGAACTCGACTTCACCACCGCCGAGTTCCGCTACCTCCTCGACCTGTCCGCCCAGCTGAAGACCGCCCGCAACAGCGGCACCGAGCAGCAGCGGCTGCGCGGCCGCAACATCGTCATCATCTTCGAGAAGACCTCCACCCGCACCCGCTGCGCCTTCGAGGCCGCCGCCCACCAGCAGGGCGCCCACGTCACCTACCTGGAGCCCACCGGCTCGCAGATGGGCCACAAGGAGTCCGTGAAGGACACCGCCCGCGTCCTGGGCCGGATGTACGACGGCATCGAGTACCGCGGCAGCAGTCAGCACGCCGTCGAGGAACTGGCCGACCACTCGGGCGTCCCGGTGTGGAACGGCCTGACCGACGAGTGGCACCCCACCCAGTCGCTCGCCGACGCCCTGACCATGTGGGAGAACACCCAGAAGCCGCTGCACGAGATCTCCTTCGCCTACCTCGGCGACGCCCGCAACAACGTCGGCAACTCCCTGCTCGTCATGGGCGCGATGCTCGGCATGGACGTCCGCATGGTCGGCCCGGCGAGCCTGCGCAACAGCCCCGACGTCGTCAAGGAGGCCCGGCGCGTCGCCGGGTCCACCGGCGCGCGGATCACCGTCACCGAGGACGTCGACGGGGGAGTGGCCGGCGTCGACTTCGTCTACACCGACGTCTGGGTCTCCATGGGCGAGCCCAAGGAGATCTGGGACGAGCGGATCGCACTCCTCAAGCCCTACCAGGTGACCATGGACGTGCTGAAGGCCACCGGCAACCCGCGCGTCAAGTTCATGCACTGCCTGCCCGCCTTCCACGACAGCGGCACCACCGTGGGCGCGGAGATACTCGCCCGCACCGGCATGACGGCCCTCGAAGTCACCGACGAGGTCTTCGAGTCGCCCCACTCCGTCGTCTTCGACCAGGCCGAGAACCGGCTGCACACCATCAAGGCCGTCCTCGTCGCCACCCTCGGCGACTGA
- a CDS encoding YfcC family protein, producing the protein MSPRASAPTPAPADEAGGGAPAAPGTPAPPAVPKKKGFHFPSAFTVLAAVTLAVWALTFVIPSGRYETKDGGPVPGTYHSVHLTQDFGARLKDLFLSPVNGLYGVTDDTSGLTAPGGTGAFFGAAGVFLFVLAVGAFITVTLRTGALTSGVARLADRLQRHRTLLLIVLMSLFSLGGTTYGMAEETLGFYGLMIPLMLKLGYDRMVGATVIMVGAGVGTLASTVNPFATGVASDSAGIGTGDGIVLRLLMWAVLTALAAGYVVRYADRVHAAPGRSLVAPLPEDEALRKEGADAGKLTARQKAVLALFAATFLFMIFAVIPWADLHVTFLPTLGWYFPELAALFIAAAVLVGLVAGLGEKGITNAITAGAGDFIGAAMIIMLARGVTVIMNNASVTDTILDRLQHAVSGTSSGFFAVLMFLVNLPLAFFVPSSSGHAALAMPILAPLADFAGVSRAAVVTAYQSASGWVNLITPTSAVVMGGLALAKVRYDRYLRFIAPLMGILLVAVAGFMVLGAALG; encoded by the coding sequence ATGAGCCCCCGCGCCTCCGCTCCCACCCCCGCCCCGGCCGACGAGGCCGGGGGCGGGGCCCCCGCGGCACCCGGAACTCCGGCGCCCCCCGCCGTGCCCAAGAAGAAGGGGTTCCACTTCCCCTCCGCCTTCACCGTGCTGGCCGCCGTCACGCTCGCCGTGTGGGCGCTGACCTTCGTCATCCCCTCGGGCCGGTACGAGACCAAGGACGGCGGCCCCGTCCCCGGCACCTACCACTCCGTCCACCTCACCCAGGACTTCGGCGCCCGCCTCAAGGACCTCTTCCTCTCCCCGGTGAACGGGCTCTACGGCGTCACCGACGACACGTCCGGCCTCACCGCCCCCGGCGGCACCGGTGCCTTCTTCGGCGCCGCCGGCGTCTTCCTCTTCGTCCTCGCCGTCGGCGCGTTCATCACCGTCACCCTCCGCACCGGCGCCCTGACCTCCGGCGTGGCCCGGCTGGCGGACCGCCTCCAGCGGCACCGCACGCTGCTGCTGATCGTGCTGATGAGCCTGTTCTCCCTCGGCGGCACCACCTACGGGATGGCGGAGGAGACCCTGGGCTTCTACGGGCTGATGATCCCGCTGATGCTCAAGCTGGGCTACGACCGCATGGTCGGCGCGACGGTCATCATGGTCGGCGCCGGCGTCGGCACCCTCGCCTCCACCGTCAACCCCTTCGCCACCGGCGTGGCCTCCGACAGCGCAGGCATCGGCACCGGCGACGGCATCGTGCTCCGGCTGCTGATGTGGGCGGTGCTGACCGCGCTGGCCGCCGGCTACGTGGTCCGCTACGCCGACCGCGTCCACGCCGCACCCGGGCGCTCGCTCGTCGCGCCGCTGCCGGAGGACGAGGCGCTGCGGAAGGAGGGCGCGGACGCGGGGAAGCTCACCGCACGGCAGAAGGCCGTCCTCGCCCTCTTCGCCGCCACCTTCCTCTTCATGATCTTCGCGGTGATCCCCTGGGCCGACCTCCACGTCACCTTCCTGCCCACCCTGGGCTGGTACTTCCCCGAACTGGCCGCCCTGTTCATCGCCGCCGCCGTGCTGGTCGGACTGGTGGCGGGGCTCGGCGAGAAGGGAATCACCAACGCCATCACGGCGGGCGCCGGGGACTTCATCGGCGCGGCGATGATCATCATGCTGGCCCGCGGTGTCACCGTCATCATGAACAACGCCAGCGTCACCGACACCATCCTCGACCGGCTCCAGCACGCGGTGTCCGGCACCTCGTCCGGGTTCTTCGCGGTGCTGATGTTCCTGGTCAACCTGCCGCTGGCGTTCTTCGTGCCCTCGTCCTCGGGCCACGCGGCCCTGGCCATGCCCATCCTCGCCCCGCTCGCCGACTTCGCCGGAGTGAGCCGGGCCGCGGTCGTCACCGCCTACCAGTCGGCCTCGGGCTGGGTGAATCTGATCACCCCCACCTCGGCGGTGGTGATGGGCGGCCTGGCCCTGGCCAAGGTTCGCTACGACCGCTACCTGCGGTTCATCGCCCCTCTCATGGGCATCCTGCTCGTGGCGGTCGCCGGGTTCATGGTGCTGGGCGCGGCCCTTGGCTGA
- the arcC gene encoding carbamate kinase, which yields MRVVVALGGNALLRRGDRPDAAVQLANVRTAVAALAPLAHRHEVVITHGNGPQVGLLALQSAADHSLTSPYPFDVLGAETQGMIGYWLLQSLQNALPGRQICALLNQTLVSAADPAFAEPTKFVGPVYDEETAERLAAERGWTVRRDGDHWRRVVPSPDPQRVVETRLIRLLLNSGAVAVCAGGGGVPVVRDEAGRLTGVEAVVDKDLTAALLAEALDADALLLLTDVPAVVRGYGTPDAEPIRYTTPGRLRAEEFPAGSMGPKVEAVCRFVELTGGMAAIGALQDAAALLDGAAGTVVTPSGRPFDGADDQPQDRS from the coding sequence ATGCGCGTCGTCGTCGCGCTCGGCGGAAACGCCCTGCTGCGCAGAGGAGACCGGCCGGACGCGGCCGTGCAGCTCGCCAACGTCCGGACGGCCGTGGCCGCCCTCGCCCCCCTCGCCCACCGGCACGAGGTGGTCATCACCCACGGCAACGGCCCCCAGGTCGGCCTGCTCGCCCTGCAGAGCGCCGCCGACCACAGCCTCACCTCGCCCTACCCCTTCGACGTCCTGGGCGCCGAGACCCAGGGCATGATCGGCTACTGGCTCCTCCAGTCCCTGCAGAACGCCCTCCCCGGCCGCCAGATCTGCGCCCTGCTCAACCAGACCCTCGTCTCCGCCGCCGACCCGGCCTTCGCCGAACCGACCAAGTTCGTCGGGCCGGTGTACGACGAGGAAACGGCCGAACGGCTCGCCGCCGAGCGCGGCTGGACCGTCCGGCGGGACGGGGACCACTGGCGGCGCGTCGTCCCCTCGCCCGATCCCCAGCGCGTCGTCGAGACCCGGCTGATCCGACTGCTGCTCAACTCCGGCGCGGTGGCCGTGTGCGCCGGCGGCGGCGGGGTCCCCGTCGTCCGCGACGAGGCCGGGCGGCTCACCGGCGTGGAGGCGGTCGTCGACAAGGACCTCACCGCCGCCCTGCTCGCCGAGGCGCTGGACGCCGATGCCCTGCTCCTGCTGACGGACGTGCCCGCGGTCGTCCGCGGGTACGGCACGCCGGACGCGGAGCCGATCCGGTACACCACGCCGGGCCGGCTGCGGGCCGAGGAGTTCCCCGCCGGCTCGATGGGACCCAAGGTCGAGGCCGTCTGCCGGTTCGTGGAACTGACCGGCGGCATGGCCGCCATCGGCGCCCTCCAGGACGCCGCCGCCCTCCTCGACGGAGCCGCCGGCACCGTCGTCACCCCCAGCGGCCGCCCCTTCGACGGCGCGGACGACCAGCCACAGGACCGGTCATGA
- a CDS encoding pyridoxamine 5'-phosphate oxidase family protein → MAPITEPLPRQEALALLKGAQIGRLVFSHQALPAIRPVNHVLMDDRIIIRAHTGAALLGPARDGAVVAYEADELDNERRTGWSVVVTGAAHLVTDPALQSRYQAALTPWIGGEMAHTVSISLDLVTGYRIRTETA, encoded by the coding sequence ATGGCCCCCATCACCGAGCCGCTCCCGCGTCAGGAAGCGCTCGCACTGCTGAAGGGCGCGCAGATCGGACGTCTGGTCTTCAGCCACCAGGCGCTGCCCGCCATCCGCCCCGTCAACCACGTCCTCATGGACGACCGGATCATCATCCGTGCCCACACCGGTGCCGCGCTGCTCGGCCCGGCCCGGGACGGCGCGGTGGTCGCCTACGAGGCGGACGAACTCGACAACGAACGGCGCACCGGATGGAGCGTGGTCGTGACCGGCGCCGCGCACCTGGTGACCGATCCGGCCCTGCAGAGCCGCTACCAGGCCGCCCTCACCCCCTGGATCGGCGGCGAGATGGCCCATACGGTGAGCATCAGCCTCGACTTGGTGACGGGCTACCGCATCAGGACGGAGACAGCGTGA
- a CDS encoding helix-turn-helix domain-containing protein — translation MADDDVTRRLTAMGPRLRAVRERRGVTLADVGRATGISSSTLSRIETGRRKPTLEVVLRLAKEYAVALDELAGTAPAPAAEPRGTAPHSFGDDKAVLPLTPYVGGLHAHKHVLPAVAKPPGRPRQVSHEGYEWLCVLYGRLWLALGDQDLVLTAGDVVEFDTRVPHGVANAGSAGPVEYLILFGPQGERLRPRTPPAAGRGTGAHSVSSHQQGVFAR, via the coding sequence GTGGCGGATGACGACGTGACCCGGAGGCTGACGGCGATGGGGCCGCGACTGCGGGCCGTGCGCGAGCGCCGTGGCGTCACACTGGCCGATGTCGGCCGCGCGACCGGCATCTCGTCCAGCACGCTGTCGCGGATCGAGACCGGCCGGCGCAAGCCCACCCTGGAGGTGGTGTTGCGGCTGGCGAAGGAGTACGCGGTCGCCCTGGACGAGTTGGCCGGCACCGCGCCCGCCCCCGCGGCCGAGCCCCGCGGCACGGCGCCGCACAGCTTCGGCGACGACAAGGCGGTGTTGCCGCTGACCCCGTACGTCGGCGGCCTGCACGCCCACAAGCACGTCCTGCCCGCGGTCGCGAAGCCGCCCGGGCGGCCCCGGCAGGTGTCCCACGAGGGCTACGAGTGGTTGTGCGTGCTGTACGGGCGGTTGTGGCTCGCACTCGGCGACCAGGACCTCGTCCTGACCGCCGGGGACGTCGTCGAGTTCGACACCCGCGTCCCCCACGGCGTCGCGAACGCGGGGTCCGCCGGACCGGTCGAGTACCTGATCCTGTTCGGGCCCCAAGGAGAACGTCTACGGCCGCGCACCCCTCCGGCCGCCGGCCGCGGAACCGGCGCGCATTCGGTATCAAGTCACCAGCAAGGCGTATTCGCGCGGTAG
- a CDS encoding response regulator — protein sequence MTDDATATEPVTVFLLDDHEVVRRGIRDLVEAEDDLVVVGEAGTVEQALVRIPALRPKVAVLDVRLPDGDGVGVCRELRSRVPGLGCLMLTSFDDEEALLDAVMAGASGYVLKQISGTDLVTAVRTVAGGQSTLDPGATTRLMAKLRGQTTAPEPPEPAALTSLTEREREILDLIGDGLTNREIGKRLYLAEKTVKNHISRLLAKLGVERRVQAAVIATEARAERRQQSDTSRL from the coding sequence GTGACCGACGACGCGACGGCCACCGAGCCGGTGACCGTGTTCCTCCTCGACGACCACGAGGTCGTCCGGCGCGGCATCCGCGACCTGGTGGAGGCCGAGGACGACCTCGTCGTGGTCGGCGAGGCCGGCACCGTCGAGCAGGCCCTGGTCCGCATCCCCGCGCTCCGCCCGAAGGTCGCGGTGCTGGACGTGCGGCTCCCGGACGGCGACGGGGTCGGCGTCTGCCGCGAACTGCGCTCGCGCGTACCGGGGCTCGGCTGCCTCATGCTCACCTCCTTCGACGACGAGGAGGCCCTGCTGGACGCCGTCATGGCCGGCGCCTCGGGGTACGTCCTCAAGCAGATCAGCGGTACGGACCTGGTGACGGCGGTCCGTACCGTCGCCGGCGGGCAGTCCACCCTGGACCCCGGCGCCACCACCCGGCTCATGGCCAAGCTCCGCGGCCAGACGACCGCGCCGGAGCCGCCGGAGCCGGCGGCCCTGACCTCGCTGACCGAGCGGGAGCGCGAGATCCTCGACCTGATCGGCGACGGCCTGACCAACCGCGAGATCGGCAAGCGGCTCTACCTCGCCGAGAAGACGGTCAAGAACCACATCTCGCGGCTGCTCGCCAAACTGGGTGTGGAACGCCGCGTCCAGGCGGCGGTCATCGCCACGGAGGCCAGGGCCGAGCGCCGGCAGCAGTCCGACACGAGTCGGTTGTGA
- a CDS encoding alpha/beta fold hydrolase, with product MRSDPSTALRHRTVEVPAGRLHLVEQGTGPLVLLVHGFPESWYSWRRQLPALAAAGYRAVAIDVRGYGRSSKPARTDAYRMLDLVADNVALVHALGEESAVVVGHDWGSTIAATSALLHPEVFRAVGLLSVPYAPPGGPRPTDVFGRIGGPGQEFYVSYFQEPGRAEREIEPDVRGWLAGFYAALSADTMPAEDEPDPHFVVRGGRLRDRFPAGPLPAWLGEDDLDVYAGEFERTGLTGALNRYRNMDRDWEDLAPHRGAPIRQPALFIGGALDASTTWMSDAIDAYPTTLPRLSASHILEGCGHWIQQERPDEVNDLLTDWLATEAGPCSAGGRPHA from the coding sequence ATGCGATCCGACCCGTCCACCGCACTCCGCCACCGCACCGTCGAGGTCCCGGCCGGGCGCCTTCACCTGGTCGAGCAGGGCACCGGCCCGTTGGTCCTGCTCGTCCACGGCTTCCCCGAGTCCTGGTACTCCTGGCGCCGCCAACTCCCGGCCCTGGCCGCGGCCGGCTACCGGGCGGTGGCGATCGACGTGCGCGGCTACGGCCGCTCCTCCAAGCCCGCGCGGACCGACGCCTACCGGATGCTGGACCTGGTGGCGGACAACGTCGCCCTCGTGCACGCCCTCGGCGAGGAGAGCGCGGTGGTCGTCGGCCACGACTGGGGCTCCACCATCGCCGCCACCTCCGCCCTGCTCCACCCCGAGGTCTTCCGGGCCGTCGGCCTGCTGAGCGTCCCCTACGCGCCGCCCGGCGGCCCCCGCCCCACCGACGTCTTCGGCCGAATCGGCGGGCCCGGGCAGGAGTTCTACGTCTCGTACTTCCAGGAGCCCGGCCGCGCCGAGAGGGAGATCGAGCCCGACGTCCGCGGCTGGCTCGCGGGCTTCTACGCGGCCCTGTCCGCCGACACCATGCCCGCCGAGGACGAGCCCGACCCGCACTTCGTCGTCCGCGGCGGCCGGTTGCGCGACCGCTTCCCAGCCGGCCCGCTCCCGGCCTGGCTGGGCGAGGACGACCTCGACGTCTACGCCGGGGAGTTCGAGCGCACCGGCCTGACCGGCGCCCTCAACCGCTACCGCAACATGGACCGCGACTGGGAAGACCTCGCCCCGCACCGCGGAGCCCCGATCAGGCAGCCTGCCCTGTTCATCGGCGGCGCCCTGGACGCCTCCACCACCTGGATGTCCGACGCCATCGACGCCTACCCCACCACCCTCCCCCGCCTGTCCGCCTCCCACATCCTGGAAGGCTGCGGCCACTGGATCCAGCAGGAACGCCCCGACGAGGTCAACGACCTGCTGACCGACTGGCTCGCCACGGAGGCGGGCCCCTGTTCCGCGGGAGGCAGGCCCCATGCCTGA
- a CDS encoding GAF domain-containing sensor histidine kinase: MDTADSSARIPRLRLDELLEELQARIDAARGTRDRVHSLLEAVLSVGRQLDLTQVLQRIVEAAATLVDARYAALGVIGPDGRTLAQFLTVGLSDEEIAAIGPYPTGKGLLGELIRHPEPLRLSDLATHPASYGFPAGHPPMRTFLGVPVRVRDEVFGNLYLTDKRGGGEFDAEDEAVLSTLAVAAGVAIDNARLFEEARRQQAWLRANAEITRSLLSGSSRAEVLELIARRAREITGAAVADVYAPVGDTGRLVVEFAVGGDAATRRGLTVPADGTLSGAASADASPVTTPDLSADPRFATSPRRSDGLGSAVAVPLGSAKGKVEGVLLLARESGGPEFSPDEIGPLLGFADQAALALELAERRRDTEQLALLEDRDRIARDLHDLAIQRLFATGMTLQSAARFIDHPGAEERVVRAVGDLDETIKIIRTTIFGLRDRGDDTAQGLRARAVRAVSEVQPLLGFAPQLGMEGLLDTDVPQEVADHVVAVLGEALSNAARHAGASSVRVNLKATDTHVVLTVTDDGVGIPAGGRRSGLRNLARRAEELGGTLALSVPPGGGTRLEWSAPLRPGGPVPRQGDARLDVP, from the coding sequence GTGGACACAGCGGACTCGTCGGCACGGATTCCGCGCCTGCGGCTGGACGAGCTCCTGGAGGAGCTCCAGGCACGGATCGACGCCGCGCGGGGCACCCGTGACCGGGTGCACAGCCTGTTGGAGGCCGTGCTGTCGGTGGGCCGCCAATTGGACCTCACCCAGGTCCTGCAGCGGATCGTGGAGGCGGCGGCGACCCTGGTCGACGCCCGGTACGCGGCACTGGGCGTCATCGGCCCGGACGGCAGGACGCTGGCGCAGTTCCTCACCGTCGGGCTGTCCGACGAGGAGATCGCGGCCATCGGTCCGTACCCGACGGGCAAGGGCCTCCTCGGGGAGCTGATCCGGCACCCCGAACCGCTCCGGCTCTCCGACCTGGCCACGCACCCCGCCTCGTACGGCTTCCCGGCCGGGCATCCGCCGATGCGGACGTTCCTCGGCGTCCCCGTCCGGGTCCGCGACGAGGTGTTCGGCAATCTCTACCTCACCGACAAGCGCGGCGGCGGGGAGTTCGACGCCGAGGACGAGGCGGTGCTGTCCACCCTGGCGGTGGCCGCGGGCGTGGCGATCGACAACGCCCGCCTCTTCGAGGAGGCGCGCAGGCAGCAGGCGTGGCTGCGCGCCAACGCCGAGATCACCCGGAGCCTGCTGTCGGGCAGTTCGCGGGCCGAGGTGCTGGAGCTGATCGCCCGGCGGGCCCGGGAGATCACCGGAGCGGCGGTCGCGGACGTCTACGCGCCGGTGGGCGACACCGGCCGGCTCGTCGTCGAGTTCGCGGTGGGCGGCGACGCCGCCACCCGGCGCGGCCTGACCGTGCCCGCCGACGGCACGCTGTCCGGCGCCGCCTCCGCCGACGCGTCCCCGGTGACCACGCCCGACCTGTCCGCCGACCCCCGCTTCGCCACGAGTCCGCGCCGGTCCGACGGCCTGGGGTCGGCCGTCGCGGTGCCGCTGGGCTCGGCCAAGGGCAAGGTCGAGGGCGTCCTGCTGCTGGCGCGCGAGAGCGGGGGCCCGGAGTTCAGCCCCGACGAGATCGGCCCGCTGCTGGGCTTCGCCGACCAGGCGGCCCTGGCGCTGGAACTGGCCGAGCGGCGGCGGGACACCGAGCAGCTGGCGCTGCTGGAGGACCGCGACCGCATCGCCCGCGACCTGCACGACCTGGCCATCCAGCGGCTGTTCGCCACCGGCATGACCCTGCAGAGCGCCGCCCGGTTCATCGACCACCCGGGCGCCGAGGAACGCGTGGTGCGCGCGGTCGGCGACCTGGACGAGACCATCAAGATCATCCGTACGACCATCTTCGGCCTCCGGGACCGCGGGGACGACACCGCGCAGGGCCTGCGCGCCCGTGCGGTGCGCGCCGTGAGCGAGGTCCAGCCGCTGCTGGGCTTCGCCCCGCAACTCGGCATGGAGGGCCTGCTGGACACGGACGTGCCGCAGGAGGTCGCCGACCATGTGGTGGCGGTGCTCGGCGAGGCGCTGAGCAACGCCGCCCGCCACGCCGGCGCCTCCAGCGTGAGGGTGAACCTGAAGGCCACCGACACCCACGTCGTGCTCACGGTCACCGACGACGGCGTCGGCATCCCCGCCGGCGGCCGGCGCAGCGGCCTGCGCAACCTGGCCCGGCGCGCCGAGGAACTCGGCGGCACCCTGGCCCTGTCCGTGCCACCCGGCGGCGGCACCCGCCTGGAGTGGTCGGCCCCCCTCCGGCCGGGCGGGCCCGTCCCACGGCAGGGAGACGCGCGGCTCGACGTCCCGTAG